GGGAGCTTTCGGAAATTGAAGCCCAGATCCGGGATTTGAAAGAACGCGAAAAGCTTTACGGTGAAAATTACAGTACACAAATAAGGGTATTGGAAGATGAATTTGAGGAACTGGCACAAAAAACCTACGCCAATCTGAACCGTTGGCAGAGGGTTCAGTTGGCCAGGCATCCGGACAGGCCCTATACCCTTGATTATATACAACACATCACAGACACCTGGACAGAGCTTCACGGAGACCGCCGATATGCCGATGATCCGGCAATTGTTGGAGGTATTGCCCAGATTGCCGAGACGGGTGTGATAATCATAGGTCATCAAAAAGGGCGGAATGTAAAAGAAAATATGATCCGGAATTTCGGCATGCCACAGCCGGAAGGATACCGAAAAGCCCTCCGTTTAATGAAACTGGCTGAAAAATACAATAAACCTGTCATTACCTTTATTGATACACCCGGTGCATATCCCGGTCTGGGAGCTGAAGAACGGGGACAGGGAGAAGCCATAGCCCGGAACCTGTTTGAAATGTCCAGACTGAGCGTTCCCATTCTCAGCATTGTGATTGGGGAAGGGGCCAGTGGCGGAGCCCTGGGGATTGGTGTGGCAGACCGCCTTGTAATGCTGGAACACACCTGGTATTCGGTCATCACACCGGAAGGTTGTGCATCTATTCTCTTCCGGGATGCCTCCCGGGCACCACTGGCTGCCGAAGCCATGAAGGTAACTGCTCAGGATCTTTTTGATATGGGAATTGCAGACCGGGTGGTCCCCGAACCACTGGGCGGAGCCCACCGGAATCCCCGGAAAATGGCTGAGATTCTGAAAGATGTCATTCTGGATGAACTTCAACAATTAAAAAAATTTACACGGGAAGAATTACTGGAAAAACGGCTGGATAAATACAGCCGGGTCGGTATTTACGATGAAAGCAAAACACAGGGGGAACCATGAAAAATACGTATCTTTTGAAAGGATTCTTGCTCTTATTGATGCTGGGCGGATACTGTTTGGCAGAAGGGAAGATACCCGCTTCCGATGCCAAATCCGGCTGGAATGTTGGCGGTGTACCGGCTGTTGCCTACAGCACCGATACCGGCTTCCGTTACGGAATTATCCTAAACCTTTTTAATTACGGCGATGGAAGCATGTATCCGGATTACCGCTATTCCATTTACGGGGAATGGTCGAGGACAACCAAAGGAAGCGGGACCAACCAGATCTTTTTTGATTCAAAATACCTTTTGCCCCACGGTATCCGTGTGACGGCCGAAATCAATTATTTAACCGAAAAAGCCCTGGATTTCTATGGGTTTAACGGTATTGAATCAACCTTTGAAGAATCCTATGTAGATGATGACCCGGCCAATTCGGCATACATTTCCCGGGTCTATTACCGTCATGAACGAAAGCTTTTCAGGGTGACATCTGACTTTCAGGGTCAGATGATGCACAAGAATCTCCGCTGGCTGGCCGGTTTCGGTTATTTTGGTCATGATATTGGACCTGTGGACATTGAATCCCTGAATGAAGGACAGGATGACGCAGACAAGCTACCGGACGTAGACGGACTTTACGACAAATATGTCCGGTGGGGCATCATCCCGGCCAATCAGGCAGATGGCGGCGCCACAAGCTTCCTTAAGCTCGGAGTCATCTACGACAGCCGGGATAATGAAGCCAATCCCATGCAGGGTATATGGACCGAGGGTTTTCTCGTAGCAGCACCTTCCCTGCTGGGTAATAACGAAGGAGATTATACACTGCTCAGCCTTACCCACCGCCAGTATTTTACATTGATTCCCCGGGATCTTTCCCTTGCCCTCCGCTTGGGATATCAGGGAAAACTCAGTGGAGATATCCCCTTTTATATGCTTCCCTACTATATCAACTCTTACCAGACCCGTGATGCCTTTGGCGGCGCTAAAACCATTCGGGGCATTTTCCGGAATCGCCTGGTAGGGGATGCCGTGGCTTTCGGCAATGCCGAACTCCGGTGGAAATTCACCTATTTCACACTTTTAAATCAAAATTTCTACCTGGCCCTGAACACATTTCTGGATGGTGGTATAGTGACAAATCGCTGGGATTACGACCAAGGCGGAGTTCCCGATACGGAAAAAATCGCCGTTCAGGACGATCAACTCCATCTCGCTTACGGCGGTGGTTTCCGGATTGCCATGAATGAGAATTTTATTGTCGCCGTGGATTACGGACGGGCTGCCGATGAAAATGACGGGAACGGGGGACTCTATATTGGATTAGGATACTTATTTTAAATAACAAATTAAGTTGTGAGTTTGAAATTTGCAAAGGAGAGAAATGAAAACAATTCCGGAAGTCATTTGGGAACAGATACAAACTCAGCAGAGTCGGCCGGCGGTTTATCAGAAATTTGACGGTTCGACATACGAATCCATAAGTTATGATCAACTGGGAAATATCATCGTTCGAATGACCTCATTTTTAAAAGAAAAAGGGGTTAAAACAGGGGATAAGATTGCGCTTCTGAGCGGGAACCGTTTTGAATGGCCGGTCATTGATCTGGCCATTCAAAGTATCGGCGCGGTGCTTGTTCCCCTTTATACAAGTCTGAGCAGTGAACACGCAAAAAGTCTGCTCCTCCATTCTGAAGCCAAGGCACTCTTCGTAGAAAATCGGGATCTTCTGGAACCTCACGAAGCAATGCTGAAAGAGTTGGGAATCGCACTCTATTCCATCGACCGAATCCGGGATGATATCCCTCATCTTCGCTGGCTCAGACTTTCAAAGGCGGATATGGATGAACGGGTGGCTTATCTGGAAAGCATTACCAAACTGAATCCTGATACCGTTATTGCCATCAATTATACCAGCGGGACCACCGGAGAACCCAAGGGTGTTTTGATGACACACCGGAATATTGTCACCGATGCTTTTTCCGCCATCCGGTCTCTTCCCATTTATCCTTCAGACCGTTTCCTCAGCTTTTTACCTCTGAGCCATGCCTTCGAACGCATGGCCGGGTATTATTGTCCACTCTTTGTCGGCGCACAGATTGCCTATGCAGAAAGCATTGCTACCGTGATTGACAATGCCAAAGAAATTCATCCTACTATTATTAATACCGTCCCGCGACTTTTGGAAAAACTCTATGAAAAACTCCAGGGGAAAATTGCCGGAATGTCGGAAATGAAACGGACTCTTTTCAAATTGGCCATGGCTCAGGGCAGCAAACATTTCAGGCATACACAGGGTGAGATCCCATACAGTGTGGCCGACCGCCTGAAAGACAGGATTTACAATACACTGGTATACAAAAATATCCTGGCAGCCGTCAGTCCGCGTCTCCGCATGTTTATCTCAGGCGGAGCTCCCCTGACGCCGGAAATCGGCGATTTTCTCCGGTCTATCCGCCTGAGTGTCATTGAGGGATACGGCTTAACGGAAACGTCGCCAATTATCGCCCTGAACAAACCGGAAGCAAACCGGTCCGGTTCAGTGGGGCAGCCCATTGACTGCAATGAAGTGAAAATCTCCGAAGAAGGAGAAATTCTGGTCAGGGGTGATAACGTGACACAAGGATATTATAAAGACCCGGTTTTAACGGAAGAAGCCATCAACAAGGAGGGATGGTTTCAAACCGGTGATTTGGGCACACTGGATGAAGATCAATTTCTGTATATCACCGGACGTGTGAAGAACCTCATGGTCACCAGCGGCGGAAAAAACATCTCTCCCCAGCCCCTTGAAAACGCATTATTGACCAGTTCATGGATCGAGCAGGTTATGGTGACGGGCAACGGCCGGAATTTTGTAAGCGCCTTGATTGTTCCTTCGTATGAAACCCTCTCTGAATACTGCAAAAAACAGGGGAAACCCATTCTCCCGCTGGAGAAGGCTGCAAAAGATCCGGAAATATTCCAGATTATAAAGAAAGAAGTTGAAGACCGGATGAAACCCTTTTCACGGTATGAACAGGTAAGAAAATTCACCCTGCTTCCCGAACCATTCAGTTTGGAAAAAAACGAACTTACGCCCACTTTGAAAGTCAAACGGCAGGTTGTGGAATCCCGATATGCCACCTTAATCAATGAGATGTACTCCTCAGGATCCACTGATTATTCTGTGCAATGAATGAAGAAATTTTTAAATTTATAATAAGCTCCGGAAACAAAGAGATTCTGGAGACTTTATGTGTAAAAACAACAAATAAACGAACTTTGAGGTATCTATGTCCGGTCATTCGAAATGGGCAAATATCAAACACCGGAAGGCGGCCCAGGACGCCAAGCGGGCAAAAATCTGGACAAAACTGCTGAAAGAGATCACCATCGCCGCCCGTGAAGGCGGAGGAGACGAGAATGCGAATCCCCGACTGCGAACCGCCCTGTTAAAAGCCCGTGCAAACAATGTCCCCAATGATACAATTCTTCGTGCCGTCAAAAAAGGTACAGGTGAACTGGAGGGGGTTCATTATGAGGAAATCACTTATGAAGGATATGGTCCGGGGGGAGTGGCTCTCCTTCTGGAAGCTGTAACAGACAACAAACAGCGAACTGTTTCGGAAATTCGCCATATTCTGAGCAAACACGGGGGAAATCTGGGGGAAAACGGATCGGTTGCCTGGAATTTCACCCGCAAAGGTGTTATCCTGATACCGGCGGAAGGTGTGGATGAAGATGAATTGATGATGGATGTTTTGGAAGCCGGAGCCGAGGACATGAAGCGGGATGGTGATTATTTTGAAATCACGACAGACCCATCTCCCTTTAACAACATCCATGAAATTCTGGAAAAAAAATATCCAATCGAAAGTGCGGAAATCTCCCGGGTCCCCGGTACAACGGTAAAAATTGAAGATAAACAAACAGCGGAAAAATTTTTGAAACTCTATGATCTCCTGGAAGATCACGATGACATCCAAAACATCTGGGATAATTCGGATATCCCGGAAGAGATCATGAACAAAGTGGAGAATGAGTGATTTTACTCGGCATAGATCCGGGATTGAACACCACCGGATACGGATTAATAGACTATAACCCCCATCATACCCAGTTTATTGCCGCCGGCGTGATCAAGAACAGCCGGATGATGATTTTTCCAGACAAATTACACCATCTTTACCGGGAGCTGGGGGATATTATCCGACATTACAAGCCCGAACTGGTTATTATAGAAGAAACTTATTCCAATCGGAATCCCCGTACTTCCCTTCTTTTGGGACATGCCCGGGGTGTTTTGATGGTAGCCGCCCGGAATCTGGAGGTTCCCGTCA
The DNA window shown above is from Candidatus Neomarinimicrobiota bacterium and carries:
- a CDS encoding YebC/PmpR family DNA-binding transcriptional regulator, with protein sequence MSGHSKWANIKHRKAAQDAKRAKIWTKLLKEITIAAREGGGDENANPRLRTALLKARANNVPNDTILRAVKKGTGELEGVHYEEITYEGYGPGGVALLLEAVTDNKQRTVSEIRHILSKHGGNLGENGSVAWNFTRKGVILIPAEGVDEDELMMDVLEAGAEDMKRDGDYFEITTDPSPFNNIHEILEKKYPIESAEISRVPGTTVKIEDKQTAEKFLKLYDLLEDHDDIQNIWDNSDIPEEIMNKVENE
- a CDS encoding acetyl-CoA carboxylase carboxyltransferase subunit alpha gives rise to the protein MAKIILDFERELSEIEAQIRDLKEREKLYGENYSTQIRVLEDEFEELAQKTYANLNRWQRVQLARHPDRPYTLDYIQHITDTWTELHGDRRYADDPAIVGGIAQIAETGVIIIGHQKGRNVKENMIRNFGMPQPEGYRKALRLMKLAEKYNKPVITFIDTPGAYPGLGAEERGQGEAIARNLFEMSRLSVPILSIVIGEGASGGALGIGVADRLVMLEHTWYSVITPEGCASILFRDASRAPLAAEAMKVTAQDLFDMGIADRVVPEPLGGAHRNPRKMAEILKDVILDELQQLKKFTREELLEKRLDKYSRVGIYDESKTQGEP
- a CDS encoding BamA/TamA family outer membrane protein, translated to MKNTYLLKGFLLLLMLGGYCLAEGKIPASDAKSGWNVGGVPAVAYSTDTGFRYGIILNLFNYGDGSMYPDYRYSIYGEWSRTTKGSGTNQIFFDSKYLLPHGIRVTAEINYLTEKALDFYGFNGIESTFEESYVDDDPANSAYISRVYYRHERKLFRVTSDFQGQMMHKNLRWLAGFGYFGHDIGPVDIESLNEGQDDADKLPDVDGLYDKYVRWGIIPANQADGGATSFLKLGVIYDSRDNEANPMQGIWTEGFLVAAPSLLGNNEGDYTLLSLTHRQYFTLIPRDLSLALRLGYQGKLSGDIPFYMLPYYINSYQTRDAFGGAKTIRGIFRNRLVGDAVAFGNAELRWKFTYFTLLNQNFYLALNTFLDGGIVTNRWDYDQGGVPDTEKIAVQDDQLHLAYGGGFRIAMNENFIVAVDYGRAADENDGNGGLYIGLGYLF
- a CDS encoding long-chain fatty acid--CoA ligase, producing MKTIPEVIWEQIQTQQSRPAVYQKFDGSTYESISYDQLGNIIVRMTSFLKEKGVKTGDKIALLSGNRFEWPVIDLAIQSIGAVLVPLYTSLSSEHAKSLLLHSEAKALFVENRDLLEPHEAMLKELGIALYSIDRIRDDIPHLRWLRLSKADMDERVAYLESITKLNPDTVIAINYTSGTTGEPKGVLMTHRNIVTDAFSAIRSLPIYPSDRFLSFLPLSHAFERMAGYYCPLFVGAQIAYAESIATVIDNAKEIHPTIINTVPRLLEKLYEKLQGKIAGMSEMKRTLFKLAMAQGSKHFRHTQGEIPYSVADRLKDRIYNTLVYKNILAAVSPRLRMFISGGAPLTPEIGDFLRSIRLSVIEGYGLTETSPIIALNKPEANRSGSVGQPIDCNEVKISEEGEILVRGDNVTQGYYKDPVLTEEAINKEGWFQTGDLGTLDEDQFLYITGRVKNLMVTSGGKNISPQPLENALLTSSWIEQVMVTGNGRNFVSALIVPSYETLSEYCKKQGKPILPLEKAAKDPEIFQIIKKEVEDRMKPFSRYEQVRKFTLLPEPFSLEKNELTPTLKVKRQVVESRYATLINEMYSSGSTDYSVQ
- the ruvC gene encoding crossover junction endodeoxyribonuclease RuvC, which encodes MILLGIDPGLNTTGYGLIDYNPHHTQFIAAGVIKNSRMMIFPDKLHHLYRELGDIIRHYKPELVIIEETYSNRNPRTSLLLGHARGVLMVAARNLEVPVIEYASRYIKKALTGNGGASKEQVRYMVMKLLKLVNLPPEMDTSDALAIALTHCHHMKYESLLYPDKKQRRTR